Proteins from a single region of Hydra vulgaris chromosome 12, alternate assembly HydraT2T_AEP:
- the LOC100200744 gene encoding proline-rich protein 5 isoform X2, translating into MSDAKKIASSKAKASSAIRNESWKYIQKYVNVLVNNDENNNDKRVYVLKLDVANEKIRNLLKLDQPKEILDYYRNTILNLGMIVLRFSIEEKRKKLKDILCCLSDAWDYFYSTTLHEIMAIFIPLGDLVFEVRNITLLAFRDLVLLKTGIEAVLENGQNISPHIKQMFIVLASIHESKPASENYMRLEALTVKVVRPYIGVKGYYPPFDEIEVSSSSTRNSLSKKKDKKKLTKTSEESTKISQLTHEVSTLSVTLSESNELSEYIGERNQRWESREGMLDLESVK; encoded by the exons ATGTctgatgcaaaaaaaattgctagTTCTAAAGCAAAAGCATCATCTGCAATCCGCAATGAAAGTTGGAAATATATACAAAAGTACGTTAATGTATTAGTTAACAATGACGAAAACAACAATGACAAACGAGTCTACGTTCTTAAACTTGATGTGGCCAATGAAAAAATTCGTAATCTTTTGAAGTTGGATCAACCTAAAGAAATACTGGATTACTATCGAAACACGATTCTTAATTTAG gAATGATTGTTCTACGATTTTCAATTGAAGAGAAACGAAAGAAACTAAAAGATATCCTGTGTTGTTTATCTGATGCTTGggattatttttattcaacgaCCCTTCATGAGATAATGGCAATTTTCATTCCATTGGGAGATCTCGTTTTTGAAGTAAGAAATATTACATTGCTTGCCTTCAGAGacttagttttgttaaaaacaggAATAGAGGCAGTGCTTGAAAACGGGCAAAACATTTCACCGCACATAAAGCAAATGTTTATAGTTCTAGCTAGCATTCACGAGTCGAAACCTGCTAGTGAAAACTATATGCGATTGGAAGCACTAACCGTAAAAGTAGTTCGCCCTTATATAGGTGTAAAAGGATATTATCCTCCTTTTGATGAGATAGAAGTTAGTAGCTCTTCAACTCGCAATTctctaagtaaaaaaaaagataaaaaaaaactaactaaaacATCAGAGGAAAGTACAAAAATTTCTCAACTAACACACGAAGTTAGTACTCTTAGTGTTACTTTAAGTGAATCAAATGAGCTATCTGAATATATTGGAGAGAGAAATCAAAGATGGGAAAGCAGAGA